The Actinomadura graeca nucleotide sequence TGTCGCCGAGGACGCACGTCACCTCCCCCTCGGCGGCCTCCAGGTCCACGTCCCGCAGCGCGAGGACCGTCCCGTAGCTCTTGCCGACGCCGGTGAGCCTGACCAGCGGGACGCCCCGCCCGCCCGGGCCCGCGCCCGTCACGCCGCCCGCCCCTTCGCCGGTCATGCCGAACGCTCCACTCTGCGGCGCACCACCAGGTTGACGACGGTCGCGATGAGCAGCATCGCGCCGAGGAAGAACTTGAACCAGTCGGGGTTCCACTCGGCGTACACGATGCCCTTGTTCGTCATCCCGAAGATGAACGCCCCGATGGCGGCGCCGATCGCCGACCCGTAGCCGCCCGTCAGCAGGCAGCCGCCGATGACCGCGCAGATGATGTAGTAGAACTCGTTGCCCACGCCCTCGCCCGACTGGACGGTGGCGAACGCGAACACCAGGTGCATCCCGGAGATCCAGGCGCAGAACGCGACGCCCATGAACAGGCCGATCCTGGTGCGGGTCACCGGGACGCCGACGGCGCGGGCGGCGGCCGCGTCGCCGCCCACCGCGAACACCCAGTTCCCGATCCGCGTGCGCAGCAGCATCCAGGTGGCGGCGGCGACGAGCAGCAGCCACCAGAACACGGTGACGTTGACCTGGACGCCGCCGATGCCGACGTCGGAGGCGAACACCGCGCGGGCGGACCCGAAGCCGTCCATGTCCCGGACGGAGTCGGACGCGACATTGCCGGTGACGGCCTTCGTCACGCCGAGGTTCAGGCCCGCGAGCATGAAGAACGTGGCGAGGGTGATGATGAAGCTCGGCAGCCTCGTGTTGACGTACAGCAGCCCGTTCGCCGCCCCGAGCGCCAGCGTCAGCACGAGCGAGATCGCCACGCCCGCCCAGACGTTCAGCGTGAACTGGTACGCCGTCAGCGCCGCGACCAGCGCCGAGGAGGTCACCATGACCCCGGCGGACAGGTCGAACTCACCGCCGATCATCAGCAGCGACACCCCGACGGCCATGATGCCGAACGTCGAGCCCGCGTACAGGACGGTCGAGAAAGACGTCGCGCGCAGGAACGCGTCGGCGACGAGCGAGAAGAACACGAACACCGCGACGGCGCCGAGCAGCGCGCCGAGTTCCGGGCGGCCCAGCAGCCGCCACAGCGGGGACCGCCGGCCCAGTCGCTCGTCGGGGCCGGTGACGGGCGGTTCCGCGACGGCCTGCGTCACCGGGTCCCCCGCTCGGCGAACGCCTCCAGCGCGGCGGCGTTGTCCCTGGTCACGATCGCGGGGCCGGTCAGCACCGGGCGCCCGCCGCCGATGACGTTGCCGTTGGTCTTCAGCAGCCACAGCCCGTCCACGGCCCCGTAGCCCTGGAGGTAGGGCTGCTGGTCCACGGCGAACCAGATGTCGCCCGCCTTGATGGAGGCGATGAGCTCCTTGTTCATGTCGAAGGTGCCGACCTTGGCCTTGCTGCCGCTCTCCTTGGCGGCGTCGACGGCGGTCGCGGCGAACGGCGCGCCGAGCGTGAGGATGCCGTCGATGTCCTTGCCCGCCTGGAGCTTCGCCGTGATGGACGACTTGACCTCCGGCATGCTGGTGCCCTTGACGAACAGGTTCTGCAGGTCGCCGCCGAAGGTCTTGCGGGCCCCCGCGCAGCGGTCCTCCAGCCCGACGTTTCCCTGCTCGTGGATGACGCACAGCGCCTTCTTCGAGCCGATCCGCGCCAGCTCCCGGCCCGCGGCCTCGCCCGCGATCGACTCGTCCTGCCCGAAGTGCGCGACCGCGCCGAGCCGCGCCGACTCCCCCGCCCCGGAGTTGATCGACACCACCGGGATCTTCGCGGCGGCGGCCTGCGCGAGCGCGTCCCTCATCGCGTCGGGCTTGGCGAGGGTGACGATGATGCCGTCCACCTTCTTGTCGATGGCGGCCTTCACGAGCTCGGCCTGCTTGCCGCCGTCCGGGTCGGCCGAGTAGAGGAACTCGACGTTGTCCTTCGCCGCGGCGGCCTTGGCGCCCTTCTGCACGATGTCCCAGAACGTGTCGCCCGGGCCGGAGTGGGTGACCATCGCGATCTTCAGCCGGGGCCCGGCGCCGGGCGCCGCGCCCGCGCGCTCCTCGGCCTTCTTACCGCCCGAGCCGCTGCAGGCGCCGAGCGCCAGCACCACCGCCACCATCAGGACCGCGGCTCTCGTAGACGGCTTGCGCGCTGCGACGCGTTTCATCGGACGCCCTCCGTTGCTCCCCGATGGATGGTCTGGGTCGACGGGAGAAGTTGATCACAGATGGCGGTGCCCCGCCCATTCTCCCCCTTCGCGGACGGCACCGGGAGGCCCGCCGGGGGCGGGCGAAGCGCGGGACGGCACGGACGCCCGCCACGGCCTGTGACCGGACGCTAGTTTGTCGTTCATGCGGGTCTTCCTCACAGGCGCCTCCGGTTTCGTCGGGTCCTACACCGTCCGCGCCCTGCTCGGCGCGGGGCACCGCCCGCGCGCGCTCGTCCGGGACCCGGAGAAGGCGGCGCGGGTGCTGGGGGCCATCGGCGTCCCGGCCGGGGACGTGGAGCTGGTGACCGGCGACATGCTGGACGCCGCCGCCGTGAAGGAGGCGCTGTCGGGCTGCGACGCGGCGATCCACGCGGCCGCCGCGGCCGGCGTGACCGGCGCGGGCCGCGACCTGGTCGAGGCCAACGTCACCGGCACCCGGAACGTGGTCGGCGGGGCGGTCGGGCAGGGGCTCGCGCCGGTGGTCCACGTGTCCGCCGTCGCGGTGTTCGTCCCCCCGTCCGCGCAGGTCATCACGGTGGACGCGCCGCTCGCGCGTCCCCGCACCGCCTACGGCCGCTCCAAGCTGGCCGCCGAAAGGTACGCGCGCGGCCTCCAGGAGGAGGGCGCGCCGGTCACGATCGTGTACCCGGGCGGCGTGTGCGGGCCGCACCAGCCCCGGCTGGCTTCGCTGATGGAGGGCCTCGCCGCGGGGCTCGGCACGGTCTGGCCGCTGCCGGGCGGCGGCGGCGTGCCGGTCCTCGACGTCCGTGACCTCGGCGAGGCGCTGGCCCGCGCGGTCGAGACGCGGCAGGGCGCGAGCCGCTGGCTCCTCGGCGGCCACCATCTGACCTGGCGGAGCTGCGCCGACCTGTGCGACGCGCTGACCGGCGTCAGGTGCCGCCGCGTGCCCGTTCCGTCCGCGGTGCTGCTCGGCCTCGGGACGGCACTGGACGCCGCCAAGCGCGTCCACCGGTTCGACCACCCGCTCACCCGCGACGCCGCCGAGCTCATGGTGACGCTCGTCCCGACCGACGACCGCCCCCTCCTGGAGGCGCTGGACCTCACGCTCCGCCCGGTGGAGGAGACCGTCGCCGACAGCGTGCGCTGGCTCGCGGAGAGCGGCCACCTGGCGCCCCGCCGGGCGGGACGCCTCGCCCGGCCCGGGCGCGGGCCGGGGACGGCGCCCCGCCTCGTCCGGCGTGCGCTGGGCCCGCCTCTCCAGCGGATCTCCGGCGCCAGGTGGTTCTCCGCGGTGGGGCTGAAGGTCGTCCCGCCCCTCGACCGGGTGCTCCACCGTGTCTCGCGCGGCCGTCTCCTGCTCGGCCAGGCGCTCGTCCCGAGCCTCGTCCTGACCACGACCGGCGCGGTCAGCGGGCGTCCGCGCCGGGCACCGCTCGCCTGCCTGCCCGAGAAGGACGGCGGGTGGATCGTCGTCGGCTCCGGCTTCGGCCGCGACCGGCACCCCGCCTGGACGGGCGACCTCATGCGGCACCCGGACGCCGAGGTGAGCTTCCGGGGCCGCACCGTGCCGGTCACCGCGCGCCTGCTCGGCGACGCCGAGCGGGCGGAGGTCTGGCCGCGCCTCCTGGAGGTCTGGCCCGTCTACGGCCGCTACGCGGAACGCGCGGGCCGGCGGCCGAGGACCTTCCGGCTGACCCCGCGGTGACCGCGCGCCGGGCACGGCGGGCCGGCCGTCAGCCGCGGACGGACTTCGAGAGCCGCCGCCCGAGGAGGAGGTAGGCGAGGACGACCCCCGCGACGTTGAGGATCACATCGTCCACGTCGAAGGCGCGCCCTATCACGAACGCGCCCTGGACGGTCTCGATGGCCAGGGAGCACATGCCGGTCAGGAGCGCGAGGCGGATCGGGCCCCGCAGGCTGACCCAGACGACCGGCAGCAGGACGCCGAGGGGCGCCAGCAGCGCCAGGTTGCCGCCGATCTGCAGGACCGCCTCCTTGACGGGGCGGTCCGCGTAGAAGCGCAGCGAGCGCCCGGGATCGGTGTTCCCCCCGGCCTGCCCGTTGTCATGGACGGGCGTCAGGGTCAGCCGGAACGCGATGTAGCAGAACACCGCGAGGAAGCCGAGCGCGATCGTCACCGCGACCGCCCGCAGGGCGATCACCCACCAGGAGAGCCGTTCGCCGGTCGCCGCCGGCTGCCACATCCGCACCACCACGGGACCCCTGGTCCCCGCTCCGTTTCGGAATATGCGGATCGCGTGATTTCGTCCTTTGTTTCCGAGCACGGTCCCCCGATTAGGGACGGCCGGAAATGGGCGCCGCCCCGGGGACGGGGTCCCCCGGGGCGGCGCGGCCGGTCACACGGCGACCGGCGTGGTGGCCGGTTCGAGCGCCAGGTCCAGCACCTCGCGGACGTCGCCGACGGCGAACACCGTCAGCTTCTCCAGCACCTCGGCCGGCACGTCCTCCAGGTCCGGCTCGTTGCGCTTCGGGACGATCGCGGTCGTGATGCCGAGCCGGGACGCGGCCAGCAGCTTCTGCTTCAGCCCGCCGATCGGCAGGACCCGCCCGGTCAGCGAGACCTCGCCGGTCATCGCCACGTCCGGCCGGACCGGCCGCCCCGAGAGCAGGGACGCCAGCGCCGTCGTCATCGTGATGCCGGCGCTCGGGCCGTCCTTCGGGATCGCGCCTGCGGGCACGTGGACGTGCACGCCGCGGTCCTTCAGGTCGCCGACCGGCAGCTCCAGCTCGGCGCCCCGCGAGCGCAGGTAGCTGAGCGCGATCCGCGCCGACTCCTTCATGACGTCGCCGAGCTGGCCGGTCAGCGTCACGCCGGTGTCCCCGGTCTCCCGGTCGGCCAGCGACGCCTCGATGTAGAGGACGTCGCCGCCCGCGCCGGTGACCGCGAGGCCCGTCGCCACGCCCGGCACGCCCGTCCGCCTCTCGGACCTGCCGAGCTCGACCTCCGGCGTGAACCTCGGCCGCCCCAGGTAGTCCTTCAGGTCGCCCGCGCCGATGGCGACCGGGAGCGCCGCCTTCTCCAGCGCGACGTTCGCGGCGACCTTCCGCAGCACCCGCGCGATCGAGCGGTCCAGCGACCGCACGCCCGCCTCGCGGGTGTACTCGGCCGCCAGCAGCCGCAGCGCGTCGTCGCCGAAGCCGACCTCGGACGCCTCCAGCCCCGCCTTGCCGAGCTGGCGCGGCAGCAGGTGGTCGCGGGCGATCGTGACCTTCTCGTCCTCGGTGTAGCCGTCCAGCTCGACGAGCTCCATCCGGTCCAGCAGCGGGCCGGGGATCGCCTCGACCACGTTCGCCGTGGCGAGGAACAGCACGTCGCTCAGGTCGAGCTCGACCTCCAGGTAGTGGTCGCGGAACGTGTGGTTCTGCTCGGGGTCGAGGACCTCCAGCAGCGCCGCGGTCGGGTCGCCCCGGTAGTCCGCGCCGACCTTGTCCACCTCGTCCAGCAGGACGACCGGGTTCATCGAGCCCGCCTCGCGGATGGCGCGGACGATCCGTCCCGGAAGGGCGCCCACGTACGTCCGGCGGTGACCCCGGATCTCCGCCTCGTCACGGACGCCGCCCAGGGCGACGCGCACGAACTTGCGTCCCATGGCCCGCGCGACCGACTCGCCGAGCGAGGTCTTGCCCACGCCAGGGGGTCCGGTCAGCGCCAGCACGGCACCGCTCCTGCGCCCGCCCACGACGCCCAGTCCCCGGTCCGCGCGCCTCTTGCGCACGGCCAGGTACTCGACGATGCGCTCCTTCACGTCGTCGAGGCCCGCGTGGTCCTCGTCAAGGATCGCGCGCGCGCCGGCGATGTCATAGGAGTCCTCGGTGCGCTCGTTCCACGGGATGTCGAGGACGGTGTCCAGCCATGTGCGGATCCAGCCGCCCTCAGGCGAGGCGTCGGACGACCGCTCCAGCTTGTCGACCTCCTTGAGCGCCGCCTCCCGCACCTTCTCGGGAAGGTCGGCCGCCTCGATCCGGGCCCGGTAGTCGTCCTCCTCGTCGGCCGGGTCGCCGTTCAGCTCGGCCAGCTCCTTGCGGATGGCCTCCTGCTGCTGCCGCAGCAGGAACTCCCGCTGCGTCTTCTCCATGCCCTCCTGCACGTCCTTGCGGATGGTCTCCGCCACGTCCAGCTCGGCGAGATGGTCGCGCGCCCACCCGATGACCAGCGTGAGCCGCTCGACGACGTCGGGCGTCTCCAGCACCTCGATCTTCTGCTCGTCCGACAGGTAGGGGGCGTACCCGGCGTTGTCGGCCAGCGTGGACGGATCGTCGATCTGCTGGACCACGTCCACGACCTGCCAGGCGCCGCGCTTCTGCAGGATGGCGCTGACCAGGCCCTTGTACTCCTTGGCGAGCTCCTCGGCCCGCCCGGTCACGGGCGGCGCCTCGATCACGGTGCCCTCGACCCACAGCGCCGCGCCCGGCCCGGTCGTCCCGGTGCCGATCCGCACCCGCGACACGCCACGGACGACCGCGCCCGGCTCCCCGCCCGGCAGCCGCCCCTCCTGCTCGATCACGCCCAGCGTCCCCACGCCGGCGTACTGCCCGTTGAGCCTGGGCACCAGCAGCACCCGCGGCTTGGCCGCCGACCGGATCCCCGGCCCCGTGGCCTGGGCCACCGCGCGGGCCGCCTCGATGGCCGCCCGGACCTCCCCGCTCTCGGACAGGTCGAGGGGGACCACCATGCCCGGCAGAACGGCCCCGTCGTCCAGGGGCAGCACCGGCAGCGTCAGGGTCTCGCTCATGCTCAGCTCCAAGTCCGTGTGTCACCCAACACCGAGTTGAGTCATCCACACTCAAGAAAACGGAGCACGATTTTGTTTCCTCAGCAACGTTCGCTCTCAGCGATCACCACGCCGCCCGGCCGCCCGGCCGGACGGCCCCGGGGAGGAAACGCCTTTCCGGTGTCGCGCCAAGTAGGAGTGTGACAGCGAGAGGAGAGAGCATGGCCAAGCCCGAGAGCGGCCTCGCTCGTGCCGGCGGGGATCCCGCCGCCCT carries:
- a CDS encoding nitroreductase family deazaflavin-dependent oxidoreductase, coding for MRVFLTGASGFVGSYTVRALLGAGHRPRALVRDPEKAARVLGAIGVPAGDVELVTGDMLDAAAVKEALSGCDAAIHAAAAAGVTGAGRDLVEANVTGTRNVVGGAVGQGLAPVVHVSAVAVFVPPSAQVITVDAPLARPRTAYGRSKLAAERYARGLQEEGAPVTIVYPGGVCGPHQPRLASLMEGLAAGLGTVWPLPGGGGVPVLDVRDLGEALARAVETRQGASRWLLGGHHLTWRSCADLCDALTGVRCRRVPVPSAVLLGLGTALDAAKRVHRFDHPLTRDAAELMVTLVPTDDRPLLEALDLTLRPVEETVADSVRWLAESGHLAPRRAGRLARPGRGPGTAPRLVRRALGPPLQRISGARWFSAVGLKVVPPLDRVLHRVSRGRLLLGQALVPSLVLTTTGAVSGRPRRAPLACLPEKDGGWIVVGSGFGRDRHPAWTGDLMRHPDAEVSFRGRTVPVTARLLGDAERAEVWPRLLEVWPVYGRYAERAGRRPRTFRLTPR
- a CDS encoding ABC transporter permease encodes the protein MTQAVAEPPVTGPDERLGRRSPLWRLLGRPELGALLGAVAVFVFFSLVADAFLRATSFSTVLYAGSTFGIMAVGVSLLMIGGEFDLSAGVMVTSSALVAALTAYQFTLNVWAGVAISLVLTLALGAANGLLYVNTRLPSFIITLATFFMLAGLNLGVTKAVTGNVASDSVRDMDGFGSARAVFASDVGIGGVQVNVTVFWWLLLVAAATWMLLRTRIGNWVFAVGGDAAAARAVGVPVTRTRIGLFMGVAFCAWISGMHLVFAFATVQSGEGVGNEFYYIICAVIGGCLLTGGYGSAIGAAIGAFIFGMTNKGIVYAEWNPDWFKFFLGAMLLIATVVNLVVRRRVERSA
- a CDS encoding substrate-binding domain-containing protein produces the protein MKRVAARKPSTRAAVLMVAVVLALGACSGSGGKKAEERAGAAPGAGPRLKIAMVTHSGPGDTFWDIVQKGAKAAAAKDNVEFLYSADPDGGKQAELVKAAIDKKVDGIIVTLAKPDAMRDALAQAAAAKIPVVSINSGAGESARLGAVAHFGQDESIAGEAAGRELARIGSKKALCVIHEQGNVGLEDRCAGARKTFGGDLQNLFVKGTSMPEVKSSITAKLQAGKDIDGILTLGAPFAATAVDAAKESGSKAKVGTFDMNKELIASIKAGDIWFAVDQQPYLQGYGAVDGLWLLKTNGNVIGGGRPVLTGPAIVTRDNAAALEAFAERGTR
- a CDS encoding VanZ family protein; the protein is MWQPAATGERLSWWVIALRAVAVTIALGFLAVFCYIAFRLTLTPVHDNGQAGGNTDPGRSLRFYADRPVKEAVLQIGGNLALLAPLGVLLPVVWVSLRGPIRLALLTGMCSLAIETVQGAFVIGRAFDVDDVILNVAGVVLAYLLLGRRLSKSVRG
- the lon gene encoding endopeptidase La; the protein is MSETLTLPVLPLDDGAVLPGMVVPLDLSESGEVRAAIEAARAVAQATGPGIRSAAKPRVLLVPRLNGQYAGVGTLGVIEQEGRLPGGEPGAVVRGVSRVRIGTGTTGPGAALWVEGTVIEAPPVTGRAEELAKEYKGLVSAILQKRGAWQVVDVVQQIDDPSTLADNAGYAPYLSDEQKIEVLETPDVVERLTLVIGWARDHLAELDVAETIRKDVQEGMEKTQREFLLRQQQEAIRKELAELNGDPADEEDDYRARIEAADLPEKVREAALKEVDKLERSSDASPEGGWIRTWLDTVLDIPWNERTEDSYDIAGARAILDEDHAGLDDVKERIVEYLAVRKRRADRGLGVVGGRRSGAVLALTGPPGVGKTSLGESVARAMGRKFVRVALGGVRDEAEIRGHRRTYVGALPGRIVRAIREAGSMNPVVLLDEVDKVGADYRGDPTAALLEVLDPEQNHTFRDHYLEVELDLSDVLFLATANVVEAIPGPLLDRMELVELDGYTEDEKVTIARDHLLPRQLGKAGLEASEVGFGDDALRLLAAEYTREAGVRSLDRSIARVLRKVAANVALEKAALPVAIGAGDLKDYLGRPRFTPEVELGRSERRTGVPGVATGLAVTGAGGDVLYIEASLADRETGDTGVTLTGQLGDVMKESARIALSYLRSRGAELELPVGDLKDRGVHVHVPAGAIPKDGPSAGITMTTALASLLSGRPVRPDVAMTGEVSLTGRVLPIGGLKQKLLAASRLGITTAIVPKRNEPDLEDVPAEVLEKLTVFAVGDVREVLDLALEPATTPVAV